A genomic window from Elaeis guineensis isolate ETL-2024a chromosome 3, EG11, whole genome shotgun sequence includes:
- the LOC140856164 gene encoding uncharacterized protein, with protein MTHTHQDGTFVRDESRDLYERATSLIAERDDESAASTQQSRIEAEVFTELMGPERYGRVRGYGVGVTPTHYLRLVDIRSMLQQMLRIHAFADSRRRYRRLDRVVPLRWRRCDRAVPRCRP; from the exons atgactcatactcatcaggatggtacttttgttcgagatgagtcgagagatttatat gagagggctacatctctcattgcggagcgtgacgacgagtccgcagcatctacgcagcagagccgtatcgaggccgaggtgttcacagagttgatgggaccagagcgctacggtcgagtgaggggttatggagtaggagtcacccccactcattatctgaggttagtagatatacgcagcatgctgcagcagatgctcaggattcacgcgttcgcagactcgaggcggagatacaggagattagacagagtcgtgccgctgagatggaggagatgcgacagagccgtaccgagatgcaggccatga
- the LOC140856358 gene encoding subtilisin-like protease 4 codes for MESHQHILLLLAHLLVFPSNSKLLTGQLLPVIEDPNKPQIYIIHVEKPEGSVFLGDEDLESWHKSFLPNTTLDSGEPRLVYSYRHAISGFAARLTPEEVRAIEAMDGFLAATPDEESEPQTTYTPQFLGLSQWTNGTWHQTMYGEGIIIGVVDRGLHPNHPSFRDHGMPPPPVRWKGSCNFTGFGCNNKIIGAATFNGGKQPSQPPTDDKGHGTHVASIAGGNFVSNASVLGSAGGTASGMAPKSHLAIYKASTRADVLGAIDQAIADGVDVLTLSIGRATKTKFFESEVSIGLHAAVEHGIPAICSLGNRGSDWQSLDFHAPWLIGVGASATDRRIMATVKLGNGIEIEGESAFQPTTFNSSILLPLVFPGIDGTYDDEACLDEYTLDKLNVRGKIVLCVVGWGGEGNVAKGKRLYEAGAAGMILVGSVYRGTDTIAQPHVLPVSHVNYVDAQKILCYVYSMKNSTPTATIIFHGARFGHRPSPQLASFSSRGPSKINGGILKPDIIAPGMNILGAWRDPPGFGNTAPFTFSSGTSMAAPHVAGIVALLKNKHPDWSPAAIQSAIMTSATSLDLDGNPIIDARTNEPADVYGIGAGHVRPWAAMDPGLVYDLNTTRYIDYLCGLGYTDDEVKRTVRRTVNCSTVHKIAASDLNYPSIGVSLNSSIASANFTRVVTNVGQARSTYNARITEPRGVRVELSEYQLQFSRLRQTVTFTVKLSLKNPRPGKIRNAGGKLEWVSNKYVVTSPIAVDFT; via the coding sequence ATGGAAAGCCACCAACACATCCTGCTCCTCTTGGCCCATCTACTCGTCTTCCCATCCAATTCCAAGCTTCTCACCGGTCAGCTTCTGCCAGTAATAGAAGACCCCAACAAACCTCAAATCTATATCATTCATGTGGAAAAGCCGGAGGGCTCGGTTTTTCTAGGTGATGAAGATCTCGAGAGCTGGCACAAGTCCTTCCTGCCCAACACCACCCTGGACTCAGGCGAGCCACGACTGGTCTACTCCTACCGCCATGCTATCAGCGGGTTTGCCGCGAGACTGACTCCCGAGGAAGTGCGGGCCATTGAAGCAATGGACGGCTTCCTGGCGGCAACACCGGACGAGGAATCTGAGCCCCAAACAACCTATACGCCTCAGTTCTTGGGGCTAAGCCAGTGGACTAATGGCACCTGGCACCAGACCATGTATGGAGAAGGGATCATTATTGGAGTCGTCGACCGTGGATTGCACCCAAACCATCCTTCCTTCAGGGACCACGGAATGCCGCCTCCGCCGGTGAGGTGGAAGGGGAGTTGTAACTTCACCGGCTTCGGTTGCAACAACAAGATCATCGGCGCGGCCACATTTAATGGTGGCAAACAGCCCTCCCAACCTCCTACCGACGACAAGGGGCATGGAACTCATGTCGCTAGCATAGCCGGTGGAAATTTTGTGAGCAATGCATCAGTTCTCGGCAGTGCAGGTGGCACGGCTTCCGGGATGGCACCTAAATCCCACCTGGCTATATATAAGGCTTCAACCAGGGCCGATGTACTAGGAGCCATAGACCAGGCCATCGCGGATGGAGTCGATGTCCTTACACTATCGATCGGTCGAGCCACGAAGACGAAATTTTTTGAAAGCGAAGTGTCCATCGGCTTGCACGCGGCGGTCGAGCATGGAATCCCTGCAATTTGCTCCCTGGGCAACAGGGGCTCGGATTGGCAGTCGCTCGATTTTCATGCCCCATGGCTCATTGGGGTCGGAGCGAGCGCCACGGATCGAAGAATCATGGCCACTGTGAAGCTCGGAAATGGAATAGAAATCGAGGGAGAGTCCGCCTTCCAACCCACCACATTCAACTCCTCCATCCTACTGCCCCTCGTTTTCCCAGGCATAGACGGTACATACGATGATGAAGCGTGTCTCGACGAGTACACATTGGATAAATTAAATGTAAGAGGAAAGATTGTGCTATGCGTGGTTGGGTGGGGGGGAGAGGGCAATGTCGCAAAAGGCAAGAGACTTTATGAAGCCGGAGCAGCCGGAATGATCCTCGTCGGTTCTGTCTACCGTGGGACAGATACCATCGCTCAACCCCACGTACTTCCGGTATCCCATGTGAACTACGTCGATGCTCAGAAGATCCTCTGCTACGTCTATTCGATGAAAAATTCAACCCCTACGGCGACAATCATATTCCACGGCGCGCGGTTCGGGCACCGACCGTCTCCACAGCTCGCCTCCTTCTCGTCGAGAGGTCCAAGCAAGATCAATGGTGGCATCCTGAAGCCAGACATCATTGCACCTGGTATGAACATTCTAGGTGCATGGCGTGACCCCCCCGGGTTCGGCAATACTGCCCCATTCACCTTCAGCAGTGGCACCTCAATGGCTGCACCTCATGTCGCCGGAATCGTAGCTCTCCTCAAGAACAAACACCCAGATTGGTCTCCTGCCGCCATTCAATCCGCCATAATGACGTCGGCCACCAGTCTCGACCTCGATGGGAACCCTATCATCGACGCCAGGACGAACGAACCAGCCGATGTCTACGGCATTGGTGCAGGGCATGTGAGGCCGTGGGCGGCCATGGATCCGGGCCTCGTCTACGACCTCAATACCACTCGTTACATCGACTACCTTTGCGGCCTCGGCTACACCGATGATGAAGTCAAACGCACGGTCCGTCGGACGGTCAACTGCTCCACCGTTCATAAGATTGCTGCATCCGATTTGAATTATCCTTCCATAGGAGTTTCGCTAAACTCTAGCATAGCTAGTGCCAACTTCACGAGGGTTGTTACGAACGTGGGCCAAGCCCGTTCGACCTACAACGCCAGGATCACGGAGCCTAGAGGAGTGAGGGTAGAACTTTCTGAGTACCAGcttcagttttccaggctccGGCAGACGGTGACATTCACAGTGAAACTTAGCTTGAAAAATCCACGCCCAGGGAAAATCAGGAACGCGGGGGGGAAGCTGGAGTGGGTTTCCAACAAGTACGTCGTGACGAGTCCGATTGCTGTCGATTTtacttga
- the LOC140856712 gene encoding subtilisin-like protease 4 translates to MEAIDGFVYAEPDKQHKLRTTYTPNFLGLSQFDGAWGGTLLGEGIVIGVIDTGIHASHPSFNDSMMPPPPLKWRGRCRSSGFACNNKIVGAMGFLNGTRAPATDDDGHGTHVASTAAGNFVDDAEVLGTAKGVASGMAPRAHLAIYKVCFQDGCSGSDIYAAIDQAIKDGVDVLSMSISGAPDATFYQDPVAIGSLAAVEKGIFPCAAAGNNGPKIHTVNHDAPWVLAVGASSTDRRIGATVKLGNGMELEGESAFQPSSFDSTTLLPLVFPGMYGDLNASYCLKGSLDYIDVYTKVVLCWSGAIKDTEKGEVVYAAGGAAMIVMNLPRQGYTIFSEAHILPAAHVSFVDGMMIRDYVYFNSAPTATIVFHGTEFGVRPSPAVAAFSSRGPALMNGGILKPDVLAPGVNILAAWPFDVGPNPSALATKTFNFESGTSMATPHVSGIVALIKNVHPNWSPAVIQSAIITSAKDLDLDGNIIVDGNSNNTADIFATGAGQVNPAGALDPGLVYDRSPSNYIGYLCGIGYNDTEVTMMARQRVRCSGVKAIGAAQLNYPSISATLNSSMQSLTFERTVTNMGKASEVYLSRIREPIGVRVDLSTYQLKFSRVGQQRSFTVRLSMQGSHGSLASARGKLEWVSKDHVVASPIAISFT, encoded by the coding sequence ATGGAAGCCATAGATGGCTTCGTGTACGCCGAGCCCGATAAGCAGCACAAACTCAGGACAACCTACACGCCCAACTTTCTGGGCTTGAGCCAGTTCGACGGCGCCTGGGGCGGTACCCTTTTGGGAGAAGGGATCGTAATTGGGGTGATCGACACCGGGATCCACGCCTCCCACCCTTCCTTCAACGACAGCATGATGCCTCCTCCCCCGCTCAAATGGAGGGGACGGTGCCGGTCCAGCGGCTTCGCTTGCAACAACAAGATCGTCGGTGCGATGGGGTTCCTAAACGGGACGAGAGCCCCGGCCACCGACGACGATGGACATGGCACGCACGTGGCCAGTACGGCCGCGGGAAACTTCGTCGACGACGCTGAGGTTCTCGGAACGGCGAAGGGCGTCGCCTCCGGGATGGCTCCGAGAGCTCACCTGGCCATCTACAAGGTGTGCTTCCAAGACGGTTGTTCCGGCAGTGACATATATGCCGCTATAGATCAAGCCATCAAAGATGGAGTCGATGTGCTCTCGATGTCCATCagcggtgctcctgatgccacgTTCTATCAGGACCCCGTCGCCATCGGCTCGCTAGCGGCAGTTGAGAAGGGGATCTTCCCTTGTGCTGCTGCGGGCAACAATGGCCCGAAGATCCATACCGTCAACCACGACGCCCCTTGGGTTCTCGCGGTAGGCGCGAGCTCGACGGATAGAAGAATTGGGGCGACGGTGAAGCTTGGAAATGGGATGGAACTCGAGGGAGAATCCGCCTTCCAGCCCAGCTCTTTCGATTCAACCACCTTGTTGCCCCTGGTGTTCCCCGGCATGTATGGGGATCTAAATGCCTCCTATTGTTTGAAAGGCTCGTTGGATTACATCGACGTTTATACAAAGGTGGTGCTATGCTGGAGCGGTGCGATAAAGGATACCGAGAAAGGAGAGGTAGTCTATGCCGCCGGCGGAGCTGCCATGATCGTCATGAACCTACCACGCCAAGGTTACACCATTTTCTCTGAAGCTCATATTCTCCCTGCGGCCCATGTTAGCTTCGTGGACGGCATGATGATCCGGGATTATGTCTATTTCAATTCGGCTCCCACGGCGACAATCGTCTTCCATGGAACGGAGTTCGGAGTCCGGCCGTCGCCGGCGGTCGCCGCCTTCTCGTCGAGAGGTCCGGCGCTCATGAACGGCGGAATCCTGAAGCCGGATGTCCTCGCGCCTGGTGTGAACATTCTGGCGGCGTGGCCGTTTGATGTCGGGCCGAATCCCTCGGCGCTCGCCACGAAGACGTTCAACTTCGAGAGCGGCACCTCCATGGCCACACCTCACGTCTCCGGGATCGTGGCACTGATCAAAAACGTTCACCCAAACTGGTCGCCGGCGGTCATCCAATCAGCAATCATCACATCGGCCAAAGATCTCGACCTTGATGGCAACATCATTGTCGACGGGAACTCCAACAACACCGCCGACATCTTTGCCACCGGCGCCGGACAAGTGAATCCAGCAGGAGCCTTGGATCCTGGCCTAGTCTATGATCGCAGTCCTAGCAATTACATCGGCTACCTGTGCGGCATTGGGTACAACGACACAGAGGTCACGATGATGGCCCGCCAGCGAGTCCGATGTTCCGGTGTCAAGGCCATCGGTGCAGCGCAGCTGAACTATCCTTCCATCTCAGCGACCCTGAACTCGAGTATGCAGAGCCTGACCTTTGAACGAACCGTTACAAATATGGGCAAGGCCAGCGAGGTTTATTTGTCTCGGATCAGGGAACCGATTGGAGTGAGGGTGGATCTTTCTACCTATCAGCTTAAATTTTCTCGAGTCGGGCAACAGAGGAGTTTTACGGTTAGGCTCAGCATGCAAGGTTCTCATGGATCATTGGCTTCTGCGAGGGGAAAACTTGAATGGGTGTCCAAGGATCACGTTGTAGCTAGCCCGATAGCCATCAGCTTCACCTGA